gcctcccccataatcccctgagagtttaaaacgcaggcatagtcaagccgtcctcccctgatgtgagttggttcattgtttcccaagagacaggtatctggatgatcttgtagaaactgtaaccacttgaccccattagtattaatactacctactgtcccaaggcttgtgtgccgagcattaaggtccccaatgaccagtgaaggattagtataaatgcagtcaggtaaatagttagcgtcgaagcagttcctggatacatacaaattaactacaataaattccccttcccttaatgataatttaacacagacactctctataccttgcgtttttgatggcggttcaactaactctgctggtatggagttcttaacataaatcgacgtgcctctgatgttatttgcagcgaagaggtgaaaccctttatagccatttaatttcaataatccttcattcctatcccctgtctcctggagagctacaacatcaatatcatttcccatcacataacaatgaacatctgtaaccctgtttctcaaaccattaacattccatgacaacactttcagtctagggtgatccattattaatcaattcattgcctaagtcatccccaataagttcactaaatgatagccataccttgtataacatctcccacctcctcccaagttcaccagtaaaagcgacattgcgattctcaagagattttttcagccctgagatgtccattattggcccaaatgattctttcattttatgtgtaattatagggttcttcctttccctacgactatcatcatttacacacacttcactttccttcatttcatcactcaatatttcatttttgtcctcaaccactatatcctgactatccttcaccgttttgtgattttccttgacctcctgaacgtttaatttagcctcgatggactcgattctctgccccagattttggaggaactcaccaacttttttaagttcagcccacacttccttgaccatattattatgaccctctttctgagccacagtagccacttcactcaccgttacactgtcactgccggagtcctgagtggtggcgtggctgcttgttgctggagcctgcctaagtaaaggtgactcctttacccacgcattcgtccggttcactggcactgtttggggcagactgttttgctgtgctcccggtgtctgggtaagagctcttgcttgctctgtaacattcaccggccggagaacagccatactcggcctcttgctacacacagccgagctcgcattgtgaacacctccacagttgcagcatctgggaactattttctcacccagattcagtctgtttctacacacagtagagaggtgagactttccgcagaaacgacatcgtggatcattttgacagctccaggatttatgcccccatctgcagcatttcaggcatattatgggctcttccacatactttgctacatgcctgtagccagccccggtgatgaacactttctcgggtacgtcgcctctcactagagccaccacctgactcctagcttcacctttaataaggtgacgcttggcccacacaaatcgttggtcgtcgagtataaactcggggtccagaatctgagggtatttatagataattaccttcgtcagcttctcgttcccctccggtatttccttaagaattccatcatatccttgctggctaagaaacgtcactgcctccgtagaacctaccgttaagtaaggtctgtttacaccttccttcagcaggggctcgaacttgcggtgttctcttccgagtttgacggtccacagcagcttctgatgataggccaacgtgcatgaggcagggaagagaagcctccatctccgctgaccctcaccttcctcacatcgttccgtccgtttgtctgcatcagtctcggcgtcgttcttcattctcttatcgtttccgttaagtgtattactgtccacactacgccttgcctcctgtcttcttcgtttcttcttattccttgtcagaacttctagatactcgccctcctcgtctgactggctgctttcagaggcCATGTTAATAACGTCgtgagaagtagccatgtcttctggtgactgagtctccatctcagtacccagcatggggggaggggggggggaaggtgcggagcaggtatcttgacccgaccgcgtcccaggtaagtcagtggttgtttgtgtactagtgctccaaggttgtttgctaaggctctgtttatatgtttgctagaaatccaggtttctttttttttgtatatagttcaattgtttgctatgggtcaagagttggtgtctagggcaagtggagggttttaggtagggctaaggggatttttgtttggtcgagctaggaacggagtttggttgtgctctgggactgtttagctctgtggggttggatgagatgtatacttgctcgacttacggttacacaactggtcagggtccggttacacaactagtcgagcttcggttacacaactggtcgaggttcggttacacaactggtcgtgctctggttacataactggtcgggctccgggggtgtcacttgagcttcgggttgtgcatagtcgggctttggttcatgcatggttgtgatccagaggttgtttggttcgttcatgctaggcttgcggttacacaactggtcggggtccggttacacaactggttgggcttcggttacacaactggtcgggctccggttacacaactggtcgggctccggttaaataactggtcgggctccggttaaataactggtcgggctccggttacacaactggtcgggctctggttaaataactggtcgggctccggttaaataactggtcgggctccgggggtgtcacttaggctttgggttgtgcatgatcgggcttccgttcgtgcatggttgtaatccagaggttgtttgtttggttcgttcatgctaggcttgcggttagacAACTGGTTGGGCTCCAGTTTCACAACTTGTCGGGTTCCGATTACATAACAACAGGGGTGTGACTTgttgggctttgggttgtgcatggttgtgctccgattcgtacatggttgtgctccagtggttgtttgtgtactagtgctccaggtttgtttgcaaGGGCTCTGCTATATGTTTCCTAGAAATTcgagttttttttttgtatatagttcaattgtttgatatggctccatagttggtttctagggcaagtggagggttttaggtagcACTAAGAAGATTTTTgtttggttgagctaggaatggagtttggttgttcTTTGGGACTGTTTAGCatggtgggggttggatgagatgtatacttgctagccTTATGGttgcacaactggtcggggtctggttacacaacaggtcaagcttcggttacacaactggtcgggctccggttaaataactggtcgggctccggttaaataactggtcgggctccggttaaataactggtcgggctccgggggtgtcacttgggctttgggttgtgcatggtcaggctTCGATTCATGCATTGTTGTGCTTCAgcggttgtttgtgtactagtgctccaggtttgtttgctaaggctctATGTTTATATGTTAGAAATCTGGGTTTcttttttgtatatagttcaattgtttgctatGGGTCAATAATTGCtgtctagggcaagtggaggattttaggtagggctaaggtgatttttgtttggtcgagctaggaatggagtttcgttgtgctctgggactgtttagcttaattggtgggggttggatgagatgtatacttgctaggcttatgGTTACACaaatggtcggggtctggttacaaaactggtcgggtttcgggggtgtcacttgggcttcgggttgtgcatagtcGGACTTCGATTTGTGTTTGTGCTTCGGATGTTGTTTGTTCGATtcattcatgctaggcttgcggttacacaactggtcggggtccagttacacaactggtcggggtccagttacacaactggtcggggtccggttacacaactggtcggggtccggttacacaactggtcggggtccggttacacaactggtcggggtccggttacacaactggtcggggtccggttacacaactggtcggggtccggttacacaactggttgggctcCTGTTACGCAATAGGTCGGGTTCCAGGGGTACGTGTCACTTCAAGTTGTGCATTACcctctttgtgtaatgaaattttaaaataaagttttaaaataaagttagatatatatacacacatactaaaagaataggggtggtaggaaaagaaaatatcagtgttcagtgaggatccacaaggtcttctctgggtactctttattttcttctccgaggctaagggtccctactcttgcaccagaggtggtacccctttttaggttaaaaaaaattatatatatttatataaatatatatatatatatatatatatatatatatatatatatatatatatatatatatatatatatatatatatatatatatatatatatatatatattatatgtgtgtgtgtgtgcagaaataatattaataaaataattaacatcgtgtagtgtactctatatatcaaaatatattactttgaaacccatatcagtcactaaacaaaaaattgggctactctaattacaaattcgctactttcagGAATttggagctggcaacactgtagctGCCCCTAACCCCTCCATcctgtgctgtagctgcccctgacccctccacaacaacaacagtacagcTGGTTCAGCCATTCATACGTCAACAAGCACGTGGTTGGCTTGTTATCTCCCTTCTTTCAAGCAATTAGAAGGAAGATTTTAGCGTAAGACCTAAATTCAGGCAGTGGGATAAAAATGGGTCGGAGCTCCAAGGACAAGAGAGATGTATATTACAGGCTGGCCAAGGAGGAAGGCTGGCGGGCAAGAAGCGCCTTCAAGCTCATACAGATCAACGAAGAATTCAACATTTTTGAAGGTATTTTGGCACTCGTTTGAAGTTATGTTGCTACCTGTTAGAAAGTATTCATTTGTGCAGTTTGTACGTTTCTTATATTGACTATTGGGCATGGCAGAAACCATATGATAATGCTTTGAAGTGAAAACTATATTGTTTGAAGTGCAGTTGTGATACACATCATCTGGACTAAATAAAAACTTCTCCTGCCAGTGTGAACACATCATATTATAAAGTCTATCAGTTCAATTGAACTAAAATAGTTCTCATAACATATcgggtatatatttatttattatttatttttacaaacacatgaacacacacacccaATAGCTAATGTTTCCCCCAAGGCAAGACTTTTTCTCCAAGCACACAGTCACTATTATGTTACAGTACTATTATTCAACACATGGAGGCCTCTTCTCCAAACATGTGGCCAGACAAAATGCAGCAATCTTCGGTGAAGGTGGGAGACCTGTTTATTCTCCCTTAAGCTCACATATTATCGGCAGGAAGGTTTACCTTTGATTACCAATCAGTGAGTTGACAAGATATGGTTATTCAATTAACCTTTTGAACATACTAAAACTATCACTGTCCCAAAGTTTGGCTAAACAACAATATTTTGATCACTCTATAATGCTATTATTTATttaggaagccggtcggccgagcggacagcacgctggacttgtgatcctgtggtcctgggtttgatcccaggcgccggcgagaaacaataggcaaagtttctttcactctatgcccctgttacctagcagtaaaataggtacctgggtgttagtcagctgtcacgggctgcttcctgggggtggaggcctggtcgaggaccgggccgcggggacactaaaaagccccgaaatcatctcaagataattaaCTTGATATATCAATGGAGCTAAACAAATGCTGATTCTTAATGACATTCATGTAACTTCTGTGATAAATTTTCTCCCTGTAGTTAACATGACATATAACTAACTAAAGGCAACTGCAGCTTTCCTCTGTCATGAAGAGAGCTTTGGTTCCAAGGGCAGTTAGTGCTGATATTGCTTGGTCAGCCTCCAGGTGGCTCTCTCGTCTTCTCCCTAGATACAACAAATTTCTTTCAAGCTGGACCAATTGGGAAGAAGGAATTTGCAGTCTGCTGGGAATTAGGAACACTTATCACTCCCTAGTTTTGGCACAGAAGGGTCATGCAGTGCTGGTACACAGACATGCCATGTCTCCCCTCCCTTAGAGTAAACAGTTTCAGCCTGGTGCTTGTACTTAACTATCAGTGCTTACCTATCTGTAAATATGGGAAAGGGAGATATTTTGCCCCCTAACCATTTATACCTGGTGTGCTAATTACCTTTATCAACATTAACATTTCATCAAATTTCCAACATGTTTCTGACGGGTCACTCAGTAACTTTTCATCTCCATCCATTGCCCTCCTTTCCTGTGGAGTTAGAGGGGATGGTTGTAGGTGGTTCATGAATAATCTGGCTTACCAAGATCCCAGGTCCCCTGGGTTACCACATGGTGGCAGACGAATGTATCTAGGCGGTAATTTTGCTGCAATAACAAATTTATGGATAGTTTTCATCAGGGTTACAAATTTATCCAAGCAGTTAATGTTTTGGAGTGCTTTAGCTTTCTGTTGGCTCTGCCAAGTTTTGGTGTTCTTTGCCTCTTTGATTGGGCCAGATTCCCGGTAGGCATTTATGGGTCATAAGTCTCAGTTGCTACCAGGTTGTTGTTGTCCAATATCTGGTATGTTGTGCACTTATGATAGTAGATTGCTAAGCAAAATGAATTACTGTAAACAATATGGGTTTATGAATGTCATTTATGTCCTTTTGTTTGCGTGTCTGCTGTCTTATCAGTTAACCTTTGGCTCCTGCCAAAGTCTTTGCCTCATAATTTGAACATGTTATCATGGGTGACTATAATTTTGTACAATTAAGTTATAACTATGTGTGAAATAAGTTGATATACTTCActgattagacctgattttctagGTGTAACTCGAGTTGTAGACTTGTGTGCTGCTCCTGGAAGCTGGAGTCAGGTGCTGTCACGGACTCTTAGGTGAGTAAAGTGCAGTCCAGTTCTAGGTAACCCTTCTTTATGTAAGATAATAAAATTTTGTACTAAATTAAATAAAATGctgaattacagtacagtattatgaatgtattttaaaagtttcatgtTGTAAAAATATATAATGGCTGCCTATATTGTGTTGTTACTGCAGAGGTGCAGCATCGGATCCATCATTAGTGAAAATAGTGGCTGTTGATCTTCAAGCAATGGCACCCCTGCCAGGAGTTGTTCAGCTCCAGGGTGACATAACAAAAGTAAGCACAGCGGAAGCCATCATTAGTCATTTTCAAGGTGAAACTGCCcagctggtggtgtgtgatggggcTCCAGATGGTAAGTACTGTACATACCCAAAAATATCGTGCTAACTCTACCTCTAAATATTATCAAAAGTAATCTACACACTCTTTATAATAATTGGAATAGATCTTAGGCAGGATTACAAATGAATAATATTTAAAGGCAGCTTTAAATTCTTATGCAATAATTAGATTTGTAAAATGCTATCAAAGAATATACAGGTATTTAAAAAAAACTGTTCTTTAATAACTTACACCCCTGGTcggcctgatcgacgaccgggccgcggggacgctaagccccggaaacacctgggTAACACCTGGGAAACAAGGTAACCCCATGACTATCTCATTCTGTATGAAAAGTGAATCCTTGTTCAGGAAATAAAGGTATCCTTCGTTATGGAGACTGTATCACAATTTTATGACAGTTGTTGTGGTACAGAGAATAAACTATCAGACAGAAATGTGGTCAGCCATCAGTCAACTCCCCATCCAGAACTCGAATATATAAGCCAAATTACATACCATACAAATGTTGAATCTGCTTGAGATGACTAACAAAATTAAGtatcattactctcttgagaattAGTTATAAATTTCTCAACCAAAGATACATAATGAATATCTCCTCTGGCCCTCACCATGGTGTATTTCTGTGATGCCCTTTAGTAGCATCAGGCTCCAAGGCCCATGCTGACTTACCAGGTAGTCAGGACCAGAATCTGGTCATTGGCCTGGAGCTCTGGGCTGCCTAGAGGCAGCCATCTGTTCTAAGGGTTCGAGCCAGTTTCCAGTGACCCAGTTGTTTTGAATGAATTGTTTGCACAGTAGTTTGGCTGTTTCAATGCTTCATTTTCTATGAGCCTTACATTTGTTTGTAATGCTTTTCTGACTTTCTGTATGCTTTGTCGATGGAAAGGTGATAATAGaccctagctctctgcacctctgtAAGCGAGGAagtggggccaggttctggtctcctgtgactgatgtgacTCAGCAGCAGGAAGCCAGTGCAGCTAgagagcttcagggagccaacagagctctaccagaaagaggtgtttaattacattcaatgctggtttttagtAAGGatgacatttttatttttatttttaattatctGAAATGATATTGAAGTCACTGTGCTCTTTTGCACAAGATTCATTAGTAACCATCAGCGGTATGTGATGGCTGGAAAGAAAAAGTATCCATTAGGGTCATTGTGTACCACAAGAGGTCATCATATGAGCAACCCACAATGTACCACCTATGGAGCATGTATAATGTTATACATACTATTCATGTATAATGTTAATGATAATACAGTATTATATTCCACTCTGTAAACACTTTGGCATTAAAAATATGTAGAAAATTCAAGTGTTTATATTAAAGGTGTTAGTTTTAATTTTTCATTAAATTCTGTGCATAATTAGCAGTCTTGATAAAAAATTAGCAATGCTATACCATtgtattaatataataaaatgtaATCAGTTTATATTTTTCgttattaataaataatatcattattattaacATTACTGTCTGAGCTTGGTAATCCAAATCTTATGGTTCCCACTCCCATTCGACCTAGCAGAATTTCTTACCAGATGTGTAATAAAAAAAACTGCAAGTTTTTTATACCCCAACCCTGTTACTCCCACCATTACCCAGACATATTCAACACTTACTCATGCATTCCTTTCATTTACTCATGCATTTCCCGTCATTTACTTGAAAACGAACGGAAATTCATTCGGGTTACAAGAATTCAGATTACCAAACTTGCAGTATTGTTTTATAAGGTAGAGTACAGATTATTagaatttccttatatttctgCGATTCACTTGTGTGTCTAGCTCCTTCCAATGTTCCCTTGTCTTTTCTTCTTTCAATTTAGCCTGTCCTTTTCCATCCTGTCTATTTCCTGAACTTGTCCTCATAGCTGAGCCCTCATAACTCTGGTACTAGTTTAGTTTTAAACTACTGTACCATCTCAAGTTTCCTATTGTGCTTCCTGAAGTGTGgattctatgtcattgatgtattttTCCAGTGTAGGAAAAGGATCGAATTCCTAACATGATCTCAGTGGCCTGAGGATATTTGATAGCACAAACTAAGGAAGCTACTGAGATGCTGTCCAGACAGGTACAGTATattccattacattcaacactgtttaTATTTTTCAGTGACTGGCCTTCATGATCTTGATGAGTATGTACAAGCCCAATTGTTGTTGGCAGCCCTTAATATTACTACTCATGTCTTGGCAAATGGAGGGACCTTTGTTGCTAAGATCTTTCGTGGTAAAGATGTTACGCTCCTGTATGCTCAACTCAAGATCTTCTTCAGGCGTGTCAGTGTAACCAAACCCCGGTCTTCTCGTAATTCAAGTATTGgtaggtaaatataaattattaatgaGTACCGTATTGAGAGCACAGTAGTGTTAAAGTATTTGGCGTCTAAttaatattacagtactgtacagtactgtatttggaaAATGATATTAGAAAACCTGACTGAGACAGGAAAGTTTTAAGGTGGATAATGTTAACATTTTAGTAAAGGGATGCCACACAATTATAGTACTCTTCAAAACTCTGGCGTTATCTCATGGATTACTGTATGGTCCTCACATCACCTTCAAGGCTGGCAAAATATTCAGTTTAGAAAATATGTCAAGATCCTTTACTGCCTGCACAGgatcaattaagcacttaatctacTGGAATTGTCCCAAAGCACTCGATTTGTGCTTCTTGGAGTGGAGAAAAAGGAGTGATATCTCATAATATTCACTTGGAAAGTTTTGGAAGGCTTGGCTCTAAACCAGCAAAATAAAATTGGGACATACTAGTGGAGTGAGAGAGATTCCATTCCACTGAAATGCCATAAGCACAATTGGAGAACACAAGTTAAAATCTGAGGCCGACAACTATTCAACCTTCTACCAACAAATATACAAAATATCGCTGGATCATAAGTAGAAGCTTTCAAGAGATAACTTGATAAGTTACTGCTGAAGTTACCAGATCAGCTTTATTTTGAGAGCCATGTGGCCCCATGGGCTACAAAGTCACAATTCAGGTAATCACCAGGCTGCAGTAGTAGAAGAACTCTTGAAATTGTCCATAGGTAATTCACAGGTAGGTAGAATAAGTAGGAGCGAGAAATAAAAAAGGGAGAATCTGCAAGAATCAGGATCAGAGATGAACCCACAGCTGATAAAATCCAGCAGAAAGTATTGATGCAACAAAACCCTAACTTTGATTAGCCTGATCACCACTGGGTGGTGACCCTGGACCCCAGCCAGCCCGGGTGTCCCCGGCCAGCTCCTGACTCATGAGTCACCTTAACTGGAGCCCTCAACACTCCAAAAGAAAGAAGGAATTAGTACAGTACATGGATGGGGAAGCTGCTGATGGCCCACTAGGAAAGGGTATTTCATTGCATTCAGTGCTTGATTTGTGGCAAGGCCTCTCCCTCAGTAGCTCCTCAACCTAACTCACAATTGTACCTCAATAGAGGAAGCTGgaatttcttattttttttaagtACTTGTCCTACTGTGGGTAAAAGTCACTCAAAGCTTGATGATCCAAGAGCATCCTGGGAGGGTTCAGTGCTGTGATATAGGGCAACTACCTAGGGGCCTTGCTGTGAAATTGGGCTATTGTACAAGTTAGTCAAATTTTAATACAAAAAAGAGCTACTGTAAAATACAGTACTGGTAAACAGAATTTAAaacttatttaatttattaacaaCCAAAATTTTTTTGTTTAAGCAGCTCATTTTGTACCTATTTTAGGATGTAATTTTAAAGGGTTATCACTTTGAGGTTCCACAGACTGACTATCtcgtcactcatttttctactgaatgtgttccaacgacgcagtactgagtcactcattaaaatatttgttaaaaatttaaattttatcagatcaatctggtagtggttttaaaataagcgcctttagattgcacacaatttgataccaaaatcaaagatataacatgaaacttgatgtccaaacacttgaaatattataaataggcctatggtccgaatattaaaatatttgttaaaattctatttattgtcctattatcttgggactagttttaaaatgcgcacccttttattgcgaacaatttgataccaaaatgaaagatgtaacacaaatattcatgtcagaacactggaaagttaTAAAGatatttgtgatgatgagcgtccagaattaaaatatttgttaaaaatccagttattgctctattattctgggactagttttaaaatactcgcctttttattgcgaacaatttgataccaaaacgagcgacgtagcacgaaatttgatgttatcaaattgaacgagttgaacattaggttgcaatgtacaaaatggtgctcgttcacgggtaactttaggctttctgcagggaggcactccagccttttgtacattttattcatacacatctgtagggaatttaattgtgaacacaatgataccaaaatgagcgacgtagcgcgagaattaaggtaaaaaaatgAAACGAGAATGCacgttactgattttgtgcgtttttgccgactttacgctttgctgttgggagtcacgctaggcttttggacattatatttatacacacctgtagagaatttaattgcgaacacaatgataccaaaacgagcgacgtagcacaagaattaaggtgagaaagctggaacgagtatacacattttggtGTCACCGTGCGCTTACCCGCACGGAGGGGCCACGTTCCCCC
The genomic region above belongs to Procambarus clarkii isolate CNS0578487 chromosome 33, FALCON_Pclarkii_2.0, whole genome shotgun sequence and contains:
- the LOC123765254 gene encoding tRNA (cytidine(32)/guanosine(34)-2'-O)-methyltransferase isoform X2, translated to MGRSSKDKRDVYYRLAKEEGWRARSAFKLIQINEEFNIFEGVTRVVDLCAAPGSWSQVLSRTLRGAASDPSLVKIVAVDLQAMAPLPGVVQLQGDITKVSTAEAIISHFQGETAQLVVCDGAPDVTGLHDLDEYVQAQLLLAALNITTHVLANGGTFVAKIFRGKDVTLLYAQLKIFFRRVSVTKPRSSRNSSIEAFVVCEDYSPPPGYTPTMVNPLLDLSYEGSWQELEGINRVIVPFLACGDLSAYDSDMTYPLQILIKDTQASSWAYHSGPLENNHPTGFRPPSSLPLYETHAINCPPTAHNTCFFRRFL
- the LOC123765254 gene encoding tRNA (cytidine(32)/guanosine(34)-2'-O)-methyltransferase isoform X1, producing the protein MGRSSKDKRDVYYRLAKEEGWRARSAFKLIQINEEFNIFEGVTRVVDLCAAPGSWSQVLSRTLRGAASDPSLVKIVAVDLQAMAPLPGVVQLQGDITKVSTAEAIISHFQGETAQLVVCDGAPDVTGLHDLDEYVQAQLLLAALNITTHVLANGGTFVAKIFRGKDVTLLYAQLKIFFRRVSVTKPRSSRNSSIEAFVVCEDYSPPPGYTPTMVNPLLDLSYEGSWQELEGINRVIVPFLACGDLSAYDSDMTYPLQLGEGQPYEYRPPTQPPINPAYTTAVAMKRQQHPSSTISADSTQESESVTTKEIENDKSEQCEQERVPVSLRETDDASAQLQHLHIDGARGIDIS